A stretch of the Filimonas lacunae genome encodes the following:
- a CDS encoding 1,4-dihydroxy-6-naphthoate synthase yields MKLTLGFSPCPNDTFIFDALVNKKIDTGDLDFEVVLADVQTLNEWALEGKLDLSKISYGVLPLIYQQYTVLSSGGALGKGVGPLLITADPANITNFASRFNSEADQPTIAIPGENTTAHMLFSLAFPNAKKKVLKVFHEIEDAVKTGEVDAGVIIHENRFTYHLKGLHKIMDLGEYWEATIKAPIPLGGIVARKSIDKTLTTRIDKLIQESLAYSYQHHHKELSDYVKAHAQEMSEDVMRQHINLYVNNFSQQLGTEGEKAVMAMLQVYQQLHPETAINTSNIFNETIPS; encoded by the coding sequence ATGAAACTGACGTTAGGATTTAGCCCCTGCCCCAACGATACTTTTATTTTTGACGCATTGGTCAACAAAAAGATAGATACCGGCGATCTGGATTTTGAAGTAGTGCTGGCCGACGTACAAACCCTCAATGAATGGGCATTGGAAGGAAAACTGGACTTGTCTAAAATAAGCTACGGAGTGCTGCCACTCATTTACCAGCAATACACTGTATTAAGCAGCGGTGGCGCCCTGGGTAAAGGCGTAGGCCCCTTACTCATTACCGCCGATCCCGCAAATATTACCAACTTTGCCAGCCGGTTCAACAGCGAAGCCGATCAGCCAACAATAGCCATTCCCGGCGAAAACACCACCGCTCACATGCTATTCTCACTCGCCTTTCCTAATGCAAAAAAGAAAGTGCTGAAAGTGTTTCATGAAATTGAAGACGCAGTAAAAACAGGAGAAGTAGATGCCGGCGTTATTATCCACGAAAACAGGTTCACCTATCATTTAAAAGGCCTGCATAAAATAATGGATCTGGGCGAATACTGGGAAGCCACTATAAAAGCGCCTATTCCTTTAGGTGGCATTGTAGCCCGTAAAAGCATAGATAAAACTTTAACCACCCGCATTGATAAACTGATACAAGAAAGCCTGGCCTATTCTTATCAACATCACCACAAGGAATTGTCTGATTACGTAAAGGCCCACGCCCAGGAAATGAGCGAAGATGTAATGCGTCAGCACATCAATTTGTATGTAAACAATTTTTCACAGCAATTAGGCACAGAAGGCGAAAAAGCAGTTATGGCTATGTTGCAGGTATATCAGCAGTTACATCCCGAAACTGCTATCAATACCAGCAACATATTCAATGAGACTATCCCTTCTTAA
- a CDS encoding phosphorylase family protein, whose amino-acid sequence MEGAALHYACRQTNTPFIQIRAISNYIGERDKSKWRIKDAIGELNQVLLKYIDKLYKIG is encoded by the coding sequence ATGGAAGGGGCAGCCCTGCATTACGCATGTCGCCAAACCAACACGCCATTTATACAAATAAGGGCCATCAGCAACTATATAGGCGAACGCGATAAAAGCAAATGGCGCATTAAAGACGCTATTGGCGAACTAAACCAGGTGTTACTGAAATATATTGACAAACTTTATAAGATAGGATGA
- a CDS encoding nucleoside phosphorylase-I family protein has translation MRIVISAATIGEWMPAYAGIDPLYTGNSQRMHVTFHQGGVGLLATAFSLTKLIYEEKPDLIIQAGIAGCFDTTQPLAKVLVIKDESLADTGVQEEGRWKDIFDLKLEKPGYPPSKKGDFLIPGCPNTIC, from the coding sequence ATGCGCATAGTAATTTCAGCGGCAACAATAGGAGAATGGATGCCAGCTTACGCAGGCATAGACCCGCTTTACACGGGAAATAGCCAACGCATGCATGTAACCTTCCACCAGGGAGGTGTAGGCCTGCTGGCTACAGCCTTTTCCCTTACCAAACTTATTTACGAAGAAAAGCCCGATTTAATTATCCAGGCAGGCATTGCCGGATGCTTCGATACCACACAGCCACTGGCTAAAGTGTTGGTTATAAAAGACGAAAGTCTGGCCGATACGGGTGTGCAGGAGGAAGGACGCTGGAAAGATATTTTCGACCTCAAACTCGAAAAACCTGGTTATCCCCCTTCGAAAAAAGGAGACTTTCTAATCCCTGGCTGCCCCAATACAATCTGCTAA
- a CDS encoding 6-pyruvoyl trahydropterin synthase family protein, with translation MVYLTRLEHFNAAHKLYNPNWSKEQNDAVFGVCANENWHGHNFDLYITIKGTVDPDTGFLMDVKKLSKLVQEKVIKKVDHKNLNLDVDFLRGKMCSTENLAMGIWHELAPHLPEHVKLHCVKLYETQRIYVEYFGD, from the coding sequence ATGGTTTATCTAACCCGGCTGGAACATTTTAACGCAGCGCACAAGTTGTATAATCCCAACTGGAGCAAAGAGCAGAATGATGCTGTGTTTGGTGTTTGCGCCAATGAGAACTGGCATGGTCATAATTTTGACCTGTATATTACTATCAAGGGTACTGTTGACCCTGATACGGGCTTTTTAATGGATGTTAAAAAGCTAAGCAAACTGGTGCAGGAGAAGGTGATTAAGAAAGTAGATCACAAGAACCTGAACCTGGATGTTGATTTTTTACGTGGTAAAATGTGCAGCACAGAAAACCTGGCAATGGGTATCTGGCATGAACTGGCTCCTCATCTGCCCGAACATGTGAAGCTGCATTGTGTTAAGTTGTACGAAACGCAGAGAATTTACGTAGAATATTTTGGTGATTAA
- a CDS encoding 6-pyruvoyl trahydropterin synthase family protein, with protein sequence MPDNKVAVYRLEHFNAAHRLHVPEWNDVKNDAVFGKCNNANYHGHNYELIVKVVGVPDATTGYVIDLKILSDIIKEQVLDRFDHKNLNLDTAEFKELNPTAENIAVVIYNLLRPCIDASLDMQVRLYETPRNFVEYPV encoded by the coding sequence ATGCCTGATAACAAAGTAGCTGTATACAGACTAGAGCATTTTAACGCTGCACATCGCCTGCATGTTCCGGAATGGAATGATGTGAAAAATGATGCTGTGTTTGGGAAATGCAACAACGCCAATTATCATGGGCATAACTATGAGCTGATTGTGAAGGTGGTGGGTGTGCCTGATGCAACTACCGGGTATGTGATAGATTTGAAGATACTAAGCGATATTATTAAGGAGCAGGTATTGGACAGGTTTGATCATAAAAATCTGAACCTGGACACAGCAGAGTTTAAAGAATTAAATCCTACTGCTGAAAATATCGCTGTTGTTATTTATAATCTGTTGCGACCTTGTATAGATGCTTCATTGGATATGCAGGTGCGGCTATATGAAACACCCAGGAATTTTGTGGAATACCCGGTATAG
- the folE gene encoding GTP cyclohydrolase I FolE, with the protein MAYKKTEEYDEQVTEGLMKSYKDALTLLGEDAEREGLLKTPERMAKAMQYLTQGYDLNAIDILNSAKFKEEVSEMVIVKDIELYSMCEHHMLPFFGKAHIAYIPNGYITGLSKLGRVVDVYARRLQVQERLTTQILEAIKEALNPLGVAVVIEAKHLCMMMRGVQKQNSVTTTSAFDGEFLHNHITRNEFLKLISSDLS; encoded by the coding sequence ATGGCATATAAGAAGACAGAAGAATATGATGAGCAGGTAACGGAAGGCTTGATGAAAAGCTATAAAGACGCTTTGACCTTACTGGGTGAAGATGCTGAGCGTGAGGGGCTTTTGAAAACGCCTGAACGCATGGCTAAGGCTATGCAATATCTTACGCAAGGGTATGATTTGAACGCTATAGATATACTAAACTCAGCCAAGTTTAAGGAAGAGGTGAGCGAGATGGTGATTGTGAAGGATATTGAATTGTACTCGATGTGTGAGCATCATATGTTGCCTTTCTTTGGTAAAGCGCATATTGCCTATATTCCTAATGGTTATATTACCGGTTTAAGTAAACTGGGCAGGGTGGTGGATGTGTATGCCCGCCGCCTGCAGGTGCAGGAAAGGTTAACCACTCAAATTCTGGAGGCGATTAAAGAAGCGTTGAACCCGCTAGGCGTGGCAGTAGTTATTGAAGCAAAACACCTGTGTATGATGATGCGTGGTGTGCAAAAGCAAAACTCTGTTACCACTACTTCGGCTTTTGACGGCGAGTTTTTACACAATCATATTACCCGTAACGAGTTTCTGAAATTGATTTCATCCGACCTCAGCTAG
- the fabD gene encoding ACP S-malonyltransferase, with product MSKHAYIFPGQGSQFSGMGKALYESNAQAKDLFEQANDILGFRISDVMFTGTDAELKQTNVTQPAVFLHSVVAYRTLENAVPDMVAGHSLGEFSALVANGVLSFEDALRLVSIRATAMQKACELTPSTMAAVLALEDAKVEEICALVQNETKEVVVAANYNCPGQLVISGSIRGIDVACERLKAAGAKRALVLPVGGAFHSPLMAPAREELAAAIEATTFNTPTCPVYQNVVASAVSDAATIKQNLISQLTGAVRWTQSVQAMVADGATHFTESGPGKVLQGLVAKIEKSAITDGVS from the coding sequence ATGAGTAAACATGCTTATATATTCCCCGGACAGGGCAGCCAGTTCAGTGGTATGGGAAAGGCTTTGTATGAGTCTAATGCTCAGGCTAAAGACCTGTTTGAACAGGCTAATGATATTCTGGGTTTTCGTATCAGTGACGTAATGTTTACCGGAACTGATGCGGAGTTAAAACAAACGAATGTTACCCAGCCTGCAGTGTTTTTACACTCTGTGGTAGCATATCGTACTTTAGAGAATGCGGTGCCTGATATGGTTGCCGGTCATTCTTTAGGCGAATTTTCTGCGCTGGTAGCCAACGGTGTTTTATCGTTTGAAGATGCTTTACGTCTGGTAAGCATTCGTGCTACTGCTATGCAAAAGGCCTGCGAATTAACTCCATCTACCATGGCTGCGGTGTTAGCACTGGAAGATGCCAAGGTGGAAGAAATCTGTGCCCTGGTACAAAACGAAACTAAAGAGGTGGTTGTAGCGGCTAATTATAACTGTCCTGGCCAGCTGGTAATCAGCGGTAGCATCAGGGGCATTGATGTTGCCTGTGAAAGGCTGAAAGCGGCAGGTGCCAAGCGTGCGCTGGTATTGCCCGTAGGTGGTGCTTTCCACTCTCCTTTAATGGCTCCTGCGCGTGAAGAGTTGGCTGCTGCTATTGAAGCCACTACTTTTAACACGCCTACCTGCCCCGTTTATCAGAACGTTGTGGCCAGTGCTGTAAGCGATGCAGCTACTATTAAGCAAAATCTGATCAGCCAGTTAACCGGCGCAGTTAGATGGACGCAGAGTGTACAGGCTATGGTGGCTGATGGCGCTACTCATTTTACAGAATCTGGTCCTGGTAAAGTGTTACAGGGATTAGTAGCAAAAATTGAGAAATCTGCTATTACTGATGGTGTTTCTTAA
- a CDS encoding GNAT family N-acetyltransferase: MTITIRRARKEDCPRLMELVNELALFEKAPEEVTVTLEHFEESGFGPNPVWWAFVAEAPVTAGSPELHIIGFALYYIRYSTWKGQRMYLEDLLVTESWRGKGVGAMLFEQLFAEAKARGLAAIAWQVLDWNEPAINFYKKLNASFDGEWVNCSVNV; the protein is encoded by the coding sequence ATGACAATAACAATACGCAGAGCCAGGAAAGAAGATTGTCCGCGGCTGATGGAATTAGTGAATGAACTTGCGTTATTTGAAAAAGCTCCGGAGGAAGTAACCGTTACCCTGGAACATTTTGAAGAAAGCGGCTTTGGCCCCAACCCCGTGTGGTGGGCTTTTGTAGCCGAAGCCCCGGTAACTGCCGGCAGCCCAGAACTACACATTATAGGCTTTGCCCTTTACTATATCCGGTACAGCACCTGGAAAGGGCAGCGTATGTACCTGGAAGATCTGTTGGTGACCGAATCATGGCGTGGTAAAGGCGTAGGAGCCATGCTGTTTGAGCAACTGTTTGCCGAAGCTAAAGCCCGCGGCTTAGCCGCCATTGCATGGCAGGTGTTAGATTGGAACGAACCCGCTATTAACTTCTACAAAAAGCTCAACGCCAGCTTCGATGGAGAATGGGTGAATTGTAGTGTGAATGTGTAA
- a CDS encoding DUF2147 domain-containing protein, whose amino-acid sequence MKKIIATLLTYGICFTALAQKASIERIWFNAEKTSKIQIYKAVDGKYYGKIVWLQEPVDEHGKPRTDVKNPKENQRNVPLLNFVILKTFTQDKDDSNIFEDGTVYDPKSGKTYCGKLTVNGKELKLKGFICGFSLLSRSSIWTLAE is encoded by the coding sequence ATGAAAAAAATAATCGCCACATTGCTTACCTACGGCATCTGTTTCACCGCCCTGGCTCAGAAAGCATCGATAGAACGTATATGGTTTAACGCTGAAAAAACTTCCAAAATCCAGATTTACAAAGCCGTAGATGGCAAATACTACGGAAAAATAGTCTGGCTGCAGGAGCCTGTTGATGAACACGGTAAACCACGCACCGATGTGAAAAACCCCAAAGAAAACCAGCGCAATGTTCCACTCCTCAACTTCGTGATTTTAAAAACCTTTACGCAAGACAAAGACGATAGTAACATATTTGAAGACGGCACCGTTTACGACCCTAAAAGTGGTAAAACCTATTGCGGTAAACTTACGGTTAACGGCAAAGAACTCAAACTCAAAGGCTTTATCTGTGGCTTCTCTTTGCTCAGTCGCTCCAGTATATGGACGCTGGCAGAATAA
- a CDS encoding beta-ketoacyl-ACP synthase III: MNKISAAITTVGGYVPEYRLTNQELEKMVDTNNEWIIARTGIEERRILKGEGKASSDMAAPVVEEILRKRNISAEEIDCIICATVTPDMVFPATANIVSDKVGAVNAFGFDVSAACSGFLYALTTGAAFIESGRYKKVIVIGVDKMSAIIDYTDRNTCVIFGDGAGGVLLEPNEEGYGVRDSILKSDGNGRHYLHMKAGGSLKPASIETVTNREHYAFQEGKTVFKYAVSGMADVGAQILERNNLTADDIAWLVPHQANLRIIDATRTRMGLPLEKVMINIQRYGNTTAATIPLCLWEWEKQLKKDDNLVLAAFGGGFTWGATWIKWAYNG; this comes from the coding sequence ATGAACAAAATCAGTGCAGCCATTACCACCGTGGGAGGCTATGTTCCTGAATATAGACTTACCAACCAGGAGCTGGAGAAAATGGTAGATACCAATAATGAATGGATTATCGCGAGAACCGGAATAGAGGAAAGACGTATCTTAAAAGGGGAAGGCAAAGCCAGCAGCGACATGGCAGCTCCCGTAGTAGAAGAAATTCTGAGAAAGAGAAACATCAGCGCCGAAGAGATTGACTGCATTATCTGCGCTACTGTAACCCCCGACATGGTTTTCCCTGCTACTGCTAATATCGTTTCTGATAAAGTAGGTGCTGTAAACGCCTTTGGATTTGATGTAAGTGCCGCCTGTAGCGGCTTTTTATATGCCCTTACCACAGGAGCTGCTTTCATTGAAAGTGGTCGTTATAAAAAAGTGATTGTAATAGGTGTAGATAAAATGAGTGCCATCATTGACTACACTGATAGAAACACCTGCGTAATCTTTGGTGATGGTGCCGGCGGCGTATTGCTGGAACCTAACGAAGAAGGTTACGGTGTAAGAGACAGCATTTTAAAAAGCGATGGCAACGGCAGACACTATCTGCATATGAAAGCCGGTGGATCATTGAAACCAGCAAGTATTGAAACAGTTACCAACCGTGAGCACTACGCTTTCCAGGAAGGTAAAACCGTTTTCAAATATGCAGTATCCGGCATGGCCGATGTAGGTGCACAAATATTAGAGCGTAACAACCTCACGGCCGATGACATTGCCTGGCTGGTACCACACCAGGCCAACCTGCGTATCATCGACGCTACCAGAACCCGTATGGGACTGCCACTGGAAAAAGTAATGATCAATATTCAACGTTATGGCAATACTACCGCTGCCACTATTCCTTTGTGTTTGTGGGAGTGGGAAAAGCAACTGAAAAAAGATGACAACTTGGTATTGGCTGCCTTTGGTGGTGGGTTTACCTGGGGTGCTACCTGGATTAAGTGGGCTTATAACGGCTAA
- the ruvA gene encoding Holliday junction branch migration protein RuvA gives MIAFVRGIFVHKTPAQVIVDVNGVGYDLHISLHTFSVISNMEKGQLYTYLHITENGQTLYGFYEMREKELFLQLISVSGVGASTARMMLSGMKPDEIVKAIVQSNAKQLEGIKGIGKKTAERLVLELKDKLNKQAPDLSILSQADAQQYSMESDALNALVSLGIARPTAEQALKKALKSNHPTEETTLESLIKLALKNI, from the coding sequence ATGATAGCATTTGTAAGAGGCATTTTTGTGCACAAAACCCCGGCCCAGGTAATTGTAGATGTGAATGGTGTAGGATATGATTTACATATTAGCCTTCACACCTTTTCAGTTATCAGTAATATGGAAAAGGGACAATTGTACACCTATTTGCATATTACCGAAAATGGTCAAACGCTATATGGGTTTTATGAGATGCGGGAGAAAGAACTTTTTCTGCAGCTGATTAGTGTTTCGGGTGTGGGTGCTTCTACAGCGCGTATGATGTTATCGGGGATGAAACCTGACGAAATAGTGAAAGCTATCGTTCAGAGCAATGCAAAACAACTGGAAGGAATTAAAGGTATAGGCAAAAAAACGGCAGAGCGCCTGGTTTTAGAGTTAAAAGATAAGCTGAACAAACAAGCTCCTGACCTGTCCATTTTGTCGCAGGCCGACGCTCAGCAATATTCTATGGAATCAGACGCCTTAAACGCCCTTGTAAGTTTAGGAATAGCCAGACCAACTGCAGAACAGGCTTTAAAGAAAGCATTAAAATCCAATCATCCTACAGAAGAAACTACACTGGAATCATTAATTAAACTGGCCCTGAAAAATATTTGA